From a region of the Calliphora vicina chromosome 4, idCalVici1.1, whole genome shotgun sequence genome:
- the mmm gene encoding dynein axonemal intermediate chain 3: MADIITNTEEEPPEPVEDERTKFMRTNRKVLQWTPPENEYELTETSFDSNLAWEALLTLPSCQEMMIKDSNQKLLNLVVGVNVTQEFPWKQIPYRNLRDNLFDDLSNGQLLHNAFQGYDLDSHILVGYVPLITQDMEETPSGDPFVLYVNPADAKLALAIIRNLETFERLIINKRLLRQPRKWISLGSEDEVNLTIAQRYHEPVDVEIQSVYPLTIPADKEFAFRLTKDVRDGYVELIPSENARFENVSRRRITVGIQSSFPRIDIEQQTDPTFPTNAWAQYLYEINEDDDGLDEESEEEEPKEKTVSKPATPEPPKESKPPPEVSDSVKLLLKTLEFNQIDMYRNDYPYISDKCVMHYTSPCLEETLCFANIAKSQQRYVSGYDWYPALAGLIVTSYIFSTAATIESAVNSQYDVIQRTVLEPKPILMWSFSDNLNYKLEFESPLEVITLSFCPYEPNVLLGGATNGQIILWDLQNRAEKLDNEEMLSSSQNRYRVLMNEFLKWTVQINEDILVAPATVSSLENSQKGTITSIHWLSSHCFINSFGKVYTDASELTKYRYFITTSLDGTIAFWNLDAQAGKKVSSGLRRDLPKALTQSESSYKGKVLMPIFTVVFNEPITAVIADTPVFKCHIKDREAKTAKNQYNYAIESVEIDVPEVRQSCITASFYGRIERLTWSGLYADADGREVVTTSLNFARVHDGPVISMKRNPFFPWLFVSIGRTVFAVWKEDYNYSPIFWRKRQCDLTAVAWSESRPSVFFLTRIDGSLEAWDILSRDDDACLNDTLGGGIVTNICEHKPSEPEKLLGIGDYNSSLRMVKLPKSLYQAMDQEVEDMKQYILKEESRKKDIQAFEQKYYEKNKDFIEAKLQAERDTHKEMERMEKEALLMANRKAKEEEDAKKAAEPAAHTTYTERMKKQWYELNLNRLLGILMSRKRVNEKQLNEQTALEKERLAYELAKKVSLAEVLKRVGDEVAAVRSRIYPQEIPDLQRNDMIQSSVESIMQSVETYQLIESEANDILNGFDSFDNIDYAEFLHRGQQRRKHLNKSLGGNTERWYWYETMAEENLIGDCDWGLETFADLLQNTDVGSLPPSELSLLRKEEDEANQADGEGD, encoded by the exons ATGGcagatattattacaaacacCGAGGAGGAGCCACCAGAACCAGTGGAAGATGAAAGAACTAA ATTCATGCGAACAAATCGTAAAGTTTTACAGTGGACGCCGCCGGAAAATGAATATGAACTGACGGAAACTTCCTTTGATAGCAATCTAGCTTGGGAGGCCTTGTTAACTTTACCCAGTTGCCAGGAGATGATGATCAAAGATTCAAATCAAAAACTTCTTAATCTAGTAGTGGGTGTTAATGTTACACAAGAATTTCCCTGGAAACAAATTCCCTATAGAAATTTACGCGACAATCTCTTTGATGACCTGTCAAATGGCCAATTGTTGCACAATGCTTTTCAGGGATATGATCTGGACAGTCATATTCTGGTGGGATATGTGCCATTAATTACACAAGACATGGAAGAAACACCTTCGGGAGATCCTTTTGTTTTATATGTAAATCCGGCCGATGCAAAATTGGCTCTGGCCATAATACGCAATCTGGAGACATTTGAACGTTTAATTATTAACAAACGTTTGTTGAGACAACCGCGTAAATGGATTTCGCTGGGCAGTGAAGACGAGGTGAATTTAACCATTGCTCAGCGTTATCACGAGCCAGTGGATGTTGAAATACAAAGTGTCTATCCCTTGACCATACCAGCTGACAAAGAATTTGCATTTCGTTTGACGAAAGACGTTAGAGATGGTTATGTCGAATTGATACCTTCGGAAAATGCTCGCTTTGAAAATGTTTCTCGTCGTCGCATCACAGTGGGCATACAATCATCATTTCCACGCATCGATATAGAACAACAAACCGATCCAACATTTCCCACAAATGCTTGGGCTCAGTATCTGTATGAGATAAATGAAGATG ATGACGGTCTGGATGAGGAATCTGAGGAAGAGGAACCTAAAGAAAAGACTGTAAGTAAACCTGCAACACCAGAGCCTCCAAAAGAATCCAAACCACCTCCAGAAGTTTCAGATAGTGTTAAGTTATTGCTGAAGACCTTGGAGTTTAATCAAATAGATATGTATCG TAATGACTATCCCTATATATCGGATAAATGCGTCATGCACTATACCTCACCGTGTCTGGAAGAGACCTTGTGTTTTGCCAACATTGCTAAAAGTCAACAAAGATATGTAAGCGGTTACGATTGGTATCCCGCTCTGGCTGGACTTATTGTAACCTCTTATATATTTAGTACAGCGGCCACCATAGAATCGG CAGTTAACAGCCAATATGATGTGATACAACGAACCGTCTTGGAACCGAAACCCATATTAATGTGGAGCTTTAGTGATAATCTGAATTATAAACTGGAATTTGAATCCCCCTTAGAGGTAATAACATTATCCTTTTGTCCATATGAGCCCAATGTGCTGTTGGGCGGTGCTACTAATGGTCAAATTATCTTGTGGGATTTACAAAATCGTGCCGAAAAACTAGACAACGAAGAAATGTTGTCGTCCTCTCAAAATCGCTATCGTGTGCTAATGAATGAATTCCTTAAGTGGACTGTACAAATCAACGAGGATATATTAGTAGCACCGGCTACGGTGTCAAGTTTGGAGAATTCTCAAAAGGGCACCATAACATCTATACATTGGCTTAGCAGTCATTGCTTTATTAACTCGTTTGGCAAAGTTTACACCGATGCTAGTGAATTAACAAAATATCGTTATTTTATAACCACATCGTTGGATGGTACTATAGCATTTTGGAATTTAGATGCTCAGGCGGGTAAAAAAGTAAGCAGCGGCTTACGGCGTGATCTGCCAAAGGCACTGACACAGAGTGAATCTTCGTATAAGGGCAAAGTTTTGATGCCGATCTTTACAGTGGTCTTTAATGAGCCAATAACTGCGGTAATAGCCGATACTCCAGTATTTAAATGTCATATAAAAGATAGAGAAGCAAAAACCGCCAAAAATCAGTATAATTATGCCATAGAATCGGTGGAAATTGATGTACCTGAAGTGAGGCAATCGTGTATAACAGCTTCATTTTATGGCCGCATAGAACGTTTAACATGGTCGGGTCTCTACGCCGATGCTGATGGTCGTGAAGTTGTTACTACTTCGTTAAATTTTGCTCGTGTTCATGATGGGCCGGTCATATCTATGAAAAGAAATCCATTTTTTCCTTGGCTTTTTGTATCGATTGGTCGTACCGTGTTTGCTGTGTGGAAAGAGGACTACAATTATTCTCCGATATTTTGGCGTAAACGTCAGTGTGATTTGACCGCAGTAGCATGGAGTGAATCAAGACCATCGGTATTCTTTCTCACGCGTATTGATGGCAGTCTTGAGGCTTGGGATATATTGT CTCGGGACGATGATGCCTGTTTAAATGATACTTTGGGTGGTGGTATAGTTACCAACATTTGCGAACACAAACCTTCGGAGCCGGAAAAGTTATTGGGTATTGGCGACTACAATAGTAGTTTGCGTATGGTAAAATTACCCAAAAGTCTTTATCAGGCTATGGACCAAGAAGTAGAGGACATGaaacaatacattttaaaagaagaatcTCGCAAAAAAGACATACAagcttttgaacaaaaatactATGAAAAGAATAAAGATTTCATAGAAGCAAAACTACAAGCAGAACGTGATACCCATAAAGAAATGGAACGCATGGAAAAGGAGGCTTTACTAATGGCCAATCGTAAAGCCAAAGAGGAAGAAGATgccaaaaa AGCTGCTGAGCCAGCCGCTCATACGACATACACGGAGCGCATGAAAAAACAATGGTACGAATTAAATCTCAATCGTCTCCTGGGTATTTTGATGTCACGCAAACGAGTTAATGAAAAACAATTGAATGAACAAACTGCCTTGGAAAAAGAACGTCTAGCCTATGAATTGGCCAAAAAAGTATCCCTAGCAGAAGTTCTCAAACGTGTGGGCGACGAAGTGGCCGCAGTACGTTCGCGTATTTACCCACAAGAGATACCAGATTTACAACGCAACGACATGATACAATCATCGGTGGAGAGCATTATGCAGTCTGTGGAAACCTATCAATTAATTGAAAGCGAAGCTAATGACATCCTTAATGGATTTGATAGTTTCGATAATATCGATTATGCAGAATTCTTACATCGTGGCCAACAACGACGCAAACATCTCAATAAATCATTGGGTGGCAATACAGAACGTTGGTATTGGTATGAAACTATGGCCGAGGAGAATTTAATTGGTGATTGCGATTGGGGTTTAGAAACATTTGCTGATCTTTTGCAAAATACCGATGTGGGATCATTGCCGCCATCGGAATTGAGTCTGCTTCGAAAAGAGGAAGATGAAGCTAATCAAGCGGATGGTGAAGGGGATTAA